One window of Falco cherrug isolate bFalChe1 chromosome W, bFalChe1.pri, whole genome shotgun sequence genomic DNA carries:
- the LOC129734479 gene encoding uncharacterized protein LOC129734479, whose product MQKKDESPTEWLERLRKALQLYSGVNPDDPLRQALLKTQFVAKSWEDIRKKIEKLEDWQNRGLDELLREAQKVYVRREEESSKRQVKMMVAAVRENHKGRTGEHRSAEKKQGNVVVKKEQGCCFYCGKKGHIKKNCRERIRDEEILKTE is encoded by the coding sequence atgcaaaagaaagatgaaagccctactgagtggctggaacgactgaggaaagcccttcagctgtactctggggtAAATCCAGACGACCCTTTAAGGCAAGCGCTcctcaaaactcagtttgtggcaaaatcatgggaagatatcagaaagaagattgaaaagtTAGAAGACTGGCAGAATAGAGGGTTGGATGAATTATTGAGGGAAGCTCAGAAAGTCTACGTAAGgcgggaagaagagagcagcaagcgACAAGTAAAAATGATGGTAGCAGCGGTCAGAGAGAATCACAAAGGGCGGACTGGTGAACACAGatctgctgaaaagaaacaagggAACGTAGTAGTAAAGAAGGAACAGGgatgttgtttttactgtggaaaGAAGGGACATATAAAGaagaattgcagagaaaggatcagggatgaggaaatattgaaaacggaatag